One Flavobacterium cerinum genomic window, CTTCAACAAACCACTAACAAACGATTATAACTACAATAACTTGCATAGATAAAGGCAACAATCATAAATAATTTTAAATATTCTTATTCTAAAGAAGAGAATTTTGAAGATACAATGGGTATTTAAGGTTGTTCCTGAAAGTCAAAAATACAATGATTTTTTTACCAAAAATGCAGAAGAAGTGGACGATAAAAATTTGAAGATAGCAATGATGAATAATCATCATCAAGAAGAGTATATTGCGAAAGCTATTCCAGAGAAAATTATTGAAGAATTATCAACTTTATTTGAAAAGACAATTATTTCAAGTAGTAATAAAAATAATTATAAATCTTTTGCTGCAGAATTTAGAACTAGTCCAGCGACAAAAGTTTGGGAGAGAATTGTTAACAATGGATTAGCCGAATATAATGATGAAAAAGATATTCATACATATACTAGATAAAAACAGCATATAACAGCCATTTGATACAATAGCTAATTTTCTTTGTTTTGGAAAATTCGTTGGATTTTCCAATCTAGTTTCACAACATATTTCTCCTTAAATTCCCGGCTACTTCGCCAAGTGGCGGAACGTTAGCGAAAATCGCTACAAAACTGCCATTAAAACCAGGTACGCATAACCGTAAGCAAGCTTAAAAGTGAAATAGCAAAAAAACTTAATAATAAAAGTTGTCTTACCTTCTTCAAATCATTTTTAAAAACAAGAATCTTTGGATCCTTTAGTTTACAAATTTCTTCATTACTTGCCGAAAATAGATTTACCACTTTTCCGTCTAATGATTCAGTAATCGTTTTATTCTTTATATAAAAATCAGGATGATTCTTCTTTATATATGAAGATGAATCAAATGTTACTTTCATCATTCTGAAAATTAGAAAAGGATAAAACAATAAACCAAATATAATTGGAATGTAATTTGAAAATTTCAGTTTAATCAATATCAAAAAAGCTGAGACAAAAAAGGTAAAGATTATTAGATAAAATATTTTTCTATAAATTGACATTAAAACGAATTTAATACCAAAATTAGCAAATTTATGACATCCGTTAACAACGGTTTTTAGAATTTGGAGGTTTGACTGTTTAATGGGACGATCCCGCTCTAAAATCTTTACTTTGTTACAGCATCCACTCTTTAAACTTTTCGGTATATTTGTAAGCATCAGTAACAAAAATCCCTACTTACACAAAGCCGGTAATATATTAACGGCAAGCAAAAAAAACGACGCCTAAAGAAAAATATGAATGTAATATTTGAAATCCCTTTAATTATTTTAACAGCAATTTTATCTTCAAACATTTCCATGCAGGATGTAAAAATTGGTGATAGAGAAAACTCACTAAACAAAATCAGCTTGAAAATTGTAGCAAAAGAAAACGGGATGATAAAATATCTTACCGAAAATAAAAATCATTTTTCAGTAACTTGTGAAAATAGAAAAGTCGTTTACATGGAAAATGATTGGCTTCAAAATTTAGAAAACACAAAACCTTTATTTTCAAACTTTATTTTTGGAAAAACTTCTTTAAGAGAAATTCGAAATATTTATCACACAAACGGTTTTACCTATAGAGAAAGAGGAGGTTTTGTAACAGAAACTGATTTAATTTAATTTAATTTAATTTAATTCAATTCAACTGCTTCGAATTCGACTCTCCTTATAATGAAGTTTTAGTAGTTATTACGAAAGCTTCATTAAAAGCCAAAATAACAGAAAAGAACATGGCTGATAAATTAAAGCTTGATGCAATTATTATTGCCGATAAAAAATACTTAGATGAAACTTGGGGTGATGAAAAGGCTTTTGATCCAAACTATAAAAAGATTAAACATTAAAAACATTGACAGCCATTAACAATGGTTTTGAAAAATTGGGGCTTTAGGCTTAATGGAAGGATCTTTTCGTATATTTGACTTCACTCCTACTGAAAAGGTTTAGGGACAAAATCCCCAACTTCTTAAAGCCGGCGGGACATTAGCGGTAATATTTCCTCAACTAACCTGAAAAAAATCTTAAATGAAATACAGTATATATATTGTATTGATCTCAATTATTCTCTTTTCATGCACTAAAAAAGAGAAAGATTTTGACTCTTTTGAATATTCTTATTGCGGAACTTTTTCTACATTTTTCTCAATCAAGTTTAAGCAAAACGACACAATATTCTTAAGAGAACATTGGAATAGCGGAGGCAATAAAGATATTAAGTTCCCCAAATCTGAAAGGAATTATTTTGCTTTACTAACCGAAAAACAAAAACAAGAGTTGAGCAATTTATTAAGTAAAATTAATTTTAGAAAAATTAATTCAGAATATTTTGAAGATTACAATGATGGAAGCGCATTTCAAATAATTTTTAGAAAAGGGAATTTTAAAAAGAAAGTTTTAGTCCACAGTTATCACATTCCAAGGGAATTAGATTCACTTTCTCATTGGATTTATAAAACAAAAATGAAACTGAAACTAAATGAAATATCTCAGAAATTAGAATTTGAAAGCGCAAAAGAACTATTTCCGCCACCTCCGCCGCCGCTACCAGTTATGAAATGAAATACTACCGTAACAATGTTTTTGTGCATTAGCCCGCTTATCATTCTTAAAAACACTCGGAGCATCAAAATTTCTTATTACATATATTCTTAACTTACTAATATGGTGCCAAGCCGTGAAACGTTAGGCGACATGAAAAAAATTAAAATATGAAACAAGCATTTCTATTATTCACACTTCTATTTATATCGAATAATTTTGCTCAGAGTTTAGAAAATTACCAAATAGATAAAAATATTTCTCTAAGTATGCCCCAAAACTTGGAAGTATCTGATACTTTGCAACAGAAAATAATCCAAGGTTTTTTGGGGAAAAATGTAGTTATAATAACAAAAGCAATTTTAAAGGATACTATAGTTACCATTGAATGTGAGAAAGATTTACTGGAATATTATAATGGTGCACAAAAAGGTTTTTTAGAGAGTACTAAAGGTAAATTGTTAAAAAAAGATATCATTAAGATTGATGGGTTGAAATTTTTAAATCTTAATGCGATAGTGTCAATAAATGATGAAAAGAAATTATGTGATAGTTATATTTTATTCTTAGATAATTATACATATTCTTTGTCATTTATTCAGTCTATCAACGAGGATCAAAATTTTAAAATCAAGAAAGAGGAAATAATTTCGTCAATTAAATTTCAAAAAGGATTAAATATAAACAATCAGTTTAATCACTTTGGAAATAGTACGCGAGCATTCAAATCGGGTGAACTTGTAGGTAAGATATTTTTTTATGTATTATTTACCTGCGTAATTATTTATTTAATAAAAAGAGGTCGAAAAAAGAAAGACATCACCTAACAACGGTTTCGTGAAATGGCAAGGCTTGGTGCATATTTGGAAAAGTTTGGGAGTAAAAGGCTTTTCTCTTATTCCTATTTTTCTTTCTAACTTTTTTAGTAATAGTCCCCTACTTCTTAAAGCCGCCGAACATTAAAAATAAGTAAGCCATAATAATATTAAACAATACGATCATTATATATCACCCAACGGCATTAAAATACAACAAAAGCGGCATCAGGTGTTCGATTTTGATACCTCTCAGCCCGCAACTTTACAAAAGCCCTGGTTTTAAAATCAGGGCTTTTTTTATTCTATTTTTTTGCAAACACGGATTACAAAACCCGATAGCGCGGGTTTGCTTATCCGGTTTCAACTTTCTCACATTCAATAAAACTCCCCTTTGCTACCGGAGGATTACATCGTGTGGCATTTTTATCGCTTTCTTTAAAAATTATCTTTAGGCTATTATAATCAAAAAAATATATAATATTGTTGCCCTTAAAATGTTTGATTTATAATACTTCGTTCGGCAGGGAGGAATTATAGAAAATCTGAACATATAAACAGGATATAAAGATGGAAGAATCAGTCAGTTTTATACAAAATCCAGAAATTCATATCGAGTTTTTTCTAAAAAAGAGAGGCATCATTATTAATGACTTAAAAAACATTTCGAATAATTGGGAACTTTATTTTTTCCGTTTTAATGAATTAAACGAAAGCGAATTAAACAAATATTTGGCTGAAGACCGTTTTTATATTGAAGGTGCTATGCACATAGCCTATTATGGAAAAGAACTCATCGGATTTAAACATTGGGATTTAATAGATCAACTATGTTCCTATTTTATTAATTCTATTTATGAGATAACAATAAAGAATAAAGAATTTGATAGATTTTATTTCCCGGACCAACCTGTTGAAGTTACTTTAACAAAAGAAAAAGAACTTATAAGTATCAAAATTGGTCATGAAAGTCCCGTTTTTCTACACAAGGATATATTTATTAAAGCGTTTTTAAATGCCTGTAAAAATTTTTATGAAAGAATAGATGGAAATTCTTATAAATTGGAAATTCAAAAGATAGAAGAAATTCAAAAATATTTAAAATAAAAAAATAATTATATTAATATTTTTAGCAAAGTACAGACAAAGTGAATTTCAAAAATTTATGTGCTTATTAAAACGAATTGAAATATAGGAAATCCGATATATGGGACTATAAATTCGTTACAAATACGTTTAACAAATCACGGCGGCATCGAAACTTAATAATATGACTGTAAAAGATTATTGCATTGCAATACAAAAACTCTTGACTGAAGTCGAGGAATTAAATTGGGCTAAATGTTTTGAAAATTTTATATCCGAATTGGAACTATCAGAAGATCATTCAACCTACAGAAAAATAATCGCTATATATGGCGGAATGGGATCTTTTGATGATTTAGTACTTTACAAAGACGGTGTCCTCTGCCAAAAGGAAAACGACACTTTACATACATTAAAAAAGGAATTATACAATAAAATCGGGAATGTCTGGCAATAGCAACCTGTTCCTCGTTTCATGATCAAATGAAATGAATCAACTGCAAAGAAGAAATTGATTTCACAGCATTCAACACAAAAAAATTCAACTCATAATTTAGAACTAAATAAAATATATGGAAGAGATTAAAAATTTTATTACCGCTTTTATTCAGGATGAATTTACCTGTAATAAAGCGAATTATGATTTTTCTATTTCTGATGAAGAATATGAAAAAATGCGACTAAAAGTGACAGCTTACTTTCATACTGTGAATGCAGACGAATATTGGAGAGGATTAGAGGGAGAAGATGTACAAGAGTTGGATCATACAATGAAAGAGGTCTATTTTCAAAATGTAAAGAGCGCAATTCCGCGCTCCTTATTTCAAATTAAGCAATACAAAAACCCTAAAGTAGGCGAAGGTTTAGCCAGATGGCTAACCAGCGATGCCCTTTTTGCGTGTTATACGAGTTATACAGAAACCAATGACTTACCGCTTGATTATTCTACTGTATTTTATGTAGCGTCAACAAATGAAGGTTTTAAAATTATCTATAAAATACGCTATGAAAGTGATGTGCCTGAATGGCGTCATTCACACAATTTAAAAATAAATCAAGTAGCGAATCCCGGTAAATTTATAGCTGTTGAAAAATACCAAGCGCCACAGGAAGTAAACAGTTTGGCGGATTACAATGCCGGGTAAAATAATTAATCATTAATTAGATGCGTGATTTCCTTTACTTCGGTTTGAATCCGTATAAAACGAAATGAAATCGGTTAAAGGAAAATCAGATACGAAATAGAAAACAATGGAAAAAGCAAAAGAATTTATTTTAAAATTTTTTACCAAAGAAGCGGAATGCTGGACAAATTTAGAGCTGACTGATTTAGGCCGGTTTAATAATGCTGTTAAAGAATTATAGGCGATGGCAATTGAAGACCTTGATGAGTCATTAGGAATTCTTCAGAGAAATGAATTAGATCAGGAAGATAATCCAACAACATACCAACCTCGTCATTTATATAAACTCAGCGCTTATAAAAATCAAATTTACGGCGATATATGGGTAGCTTATGCTTCAAGTACCGCCACCGAAACGGATCCTAATGCTTATACTATTTTTGAAGCTTTTATTGTAGGCAAAGTTGAAGATGAATTGAAAGTTATCGGAACGATGATGCGACATAAAAACCGCTCAACTATGAAAGTGGAAGGTTGGAAAGCGAGTATATATAACCCATCCGATTTAGATATTAAAAAATTAGGCGAGTTTGTTGCTACAGAACGCTATTTTGAACCTAGTAATCGGGATAATTTTTCACTTGAAGAATATTTAAAAGATAAATAACATTCCGGGGTATAATGGCAGACTACTTTGATATCGTTATATATAACTAATTTTGAACAGTATGATTATACAGATGATCAAGAAATATTCGGTTTTGATATGCCTGGTAACTTCAGTGATTTTAATCGTAATAGCAACATTAGGCTATTCCGGCGGTTCACTGCTTGACAAAAATTCTATAGGCTTTAACTGGTCCAAAAATTTTATCAGTAATTTATTTGCACCAAAAGCGATAAACGGTTCTGAAAACTCGTATCGGATTTGGGCAATCATCGGAATGGCATTTCACTCGGTCGGTTACGGGCTTTTCTTTATCAATATGTCAAAAAAAATCACTCAAAGACAATTGTCGGGTGCTTTAAAATTTATAGGAGTTGCCAACATAATACTTATTTTCTTAATCGCTACGCCCTTGCATGATCTGGGAACTCTATCGATCATTTTAACATTGGCAGGTTTATTTACTATTACTGTATTTATCCTAATGTCTAAACTTCATTTCCTTAAATTCTGTTGTATTCTTTGCTTATTAACTTATTACGGTTTCTTTTCCGTTTTTGGTTTAGGCTATTTGGATTTGGCCATCATAATGCAAAAAGTATATATTGTAAGTTCGATCCTATTAGTTTTAGGACTTGAGTATTTTACCAAATCGGAAGACTTTAAAGCAATTAAATCAGGAAGACAATAGCAGGCTGAAATCAATTTACACAAATTAGAC contains:
- a CDS encoding DUF6966 domain-containing protein, encoding MTVKDYCIAIQKLLTEVEELNWAKCFENFISELELSEDHSTYRKIIAIYGGMGSFDDLVLYKDGVLCQKENDTLHTLKKELYNKIGNVWQ